Sequence from the Trichomycterus rosablanca isolate fTriRos1 chromosome 10, fTriRos1.hap1, whole genome shotgun sequence genome:
TAGTCACAGTGGTCCAATTCAAAAATAGGTAAATGAAGTCATGCAGAGTCTGCTAGTCACACATTGAACAGGTGAACAGGTTTATAACTAAAGGACTTACCAAGCTTAGTCATTATATTTTCTTGACAATGTTTTCACATAGGCCAAAATTTTGGACTTGGATCACCCTAAAATATGACACAGTTTTGGTCGTTATGGAGTGCATAACCTTTTAATGATAGACTAAGTAGGTCACTAAATAGACTAAGTCAGCCGCTCTAATGCTGCGGTAGGTAATATGAATTAAGTAATATGTACTAGgtacagtagtagtatttaCAGTAGTAAATATTACAGtggtaaataatacaaaatatactcCTTTACTAAAAACCATTATACCCTGAATGATACAGTTGAAATGTGTGTCCATTGTTGTGAGTACCTGGTGACAATTGCTTTGCTATaattaagaataagaataatttaCAGAGTAACAGTTACATTTGTCTATATGTTGCAGAAAATGCTATATAATGGCAGACGTTACATGTCTTAAAAACCATGCTCAGGAAAGACTTCAGAGAAAACTCAAAAGATCACTGACATATTTGAATTCAACTCCCAAGAATCAGCTTGGGGACATGGAGTGTGAGTGCCATGGTTAATTAGGATACCTCCCACCTCTACAGACTTCTAGATTTTTTGGGGTAATTGAACACTGTACACTTAAACCTCATAAAATATGCTGTAATTCTACTCTTACATGTGTACAGCATTGTCAGATCACGTGTTTCAGTCTCAAGGCTTTAACATTGTAATATTATGAATAAATTGCCTAGGCTGAAAATAAATGTGTGAAACTGAGATGCGGCTATGACTGTCCTTCCTCTTTTAAGAGTTCCTCTTTAGGTCtattaaaaacacagaaacCAGTGTGGCTATAATAAATTAATCTCATAGTTTCATAGACTTACAATTGTATCCACCCATCTTGTTGCTGTCGTCATCTTCCACTTTTACATTCAAGGGTGGGTTATTATGGTTGGGATGAATATGGGAGGTGGTTTGGATGAATATGGGAAGCAGCTAGAAGAGGAGTTTGAGGTTAGTAGGCCATGGTGGTTTAACTGGTTAAATATTGTTGAAATGCTGAACATTGGCAGTTTTTCATGCATTTAGCAGATTTAAAAGCAAGCGTTTTACTGAGTTAAGGCATTACCATGGTACAGCAAGAGAGGCCTGGATTTTTTGAGTtcttttagcatgttctccctgtgttcacgtgggttttcttcgggtgctctggtttcctcccacaagtccaaatacAGTGGTAACTTGTAACTAaaagtcccctaaactcaaaatctttgaaacttaacacccttcgtcgagaaactcaacgtttcccttaaactcaatgtgttcagtttgttttttaaaaatgtatttatttagattcAAATTGACAatgaacagttgctttgttcagtgctcagcttgagcggtgtagtaaaacgtcatcaaatgTGCATAtaagacgaaactgcatttgtgtggaataaccgtcagattcactctgaaagctccacatgtatcttgtgtttagctggattttcctcactgtttcacttttaaacttgtcttATAGCTGGTGGTCTTGAGAAATTcataagaatcagctttttatttcagtgtttatattatatttgtgttattttcagtgtataacatttacatttttgacatttagcagatgcttttatccaaagcgacttacagttgtgacagtatacaatctaagcaattgagggttaagggccctgctcaagggcccaacagctgcaacctggcagaggtgaggcttgaactagcaaccttctgattactagtccagtacctcaaacactaggctacaactgccctataagtgtcaaaaacaaccctattattttacataaaccACGGGACCCCATGGAACGCATtaccaggtttcccatacatcctaatgggaaaaaataccctaAAACTCAACTCCTTTTAATCTCAACGCCACtcacagaaccaactgacgttgagtttcaaggtaccactgtacatgccGTCAGGCCagctggagctactaaaattgtcccacgtctatgtgtgtgtgtgtgtgtgtgtgtgtgtgcacgcgcgCGCTcacgtgtgtctgccctgtgatggactggcgacctgtccagggtttcaGACAATGAATCCGACCCACCgcgtccctgaccaggataaagcgttcgtaaaacagacaatgaataaatgaatgaatgaaatacaGACAATGAATGGGTTGGTGTATGAATGGTCGTATTACACTGTGTACTTCGCTTATACGGTACTGTGTCTTTAAATGACATACGCGAGTCATTAGGAAAGCTATTCTGTCAGCTACTTTCATTTTCTCTCCACCTTAAAATCTGTGTGAAGGTTTCCTGGTCCAGAatatttgatattaatatttgATATTAATAAAATACGTTTTCGCAGAACACTGTGAGATTAAAGTAAGTTGTATACTTTACTAAACTTTAGTTAGCTGTAACGTAGTTGTCAGGTTAGCATTTAGCTAGCTTAAAATGGTGGTTAGTTAAGCTAAGTTAATATAACCTGACTAGAACCGCATTTATTGTGTAAGTGAACCGCTAACCGCTGCTTCCCAGTCAGGGCTGGGCTTTTTTTAAACCCTGACTGAACCCGCAAGAAAACTTCACTTTATCAAACCTAGCGGCGGTTTAAAGGAGCTTTTCCGCCTTCTGTGTGTTCCTGTGAGGTAAGCGAAAACTtcaacatgcaaaactcctcacagatgGTGAATCATGAATCGAACCATCCGCTtcaccagctgtgccactgtgctccCTGTTGatttttatatcttttaatATCATTGaatctattattataataacgaATTTTACCTGTACACAATCTTTAGTAATTTATTATTTGTCTTTTATATGTTCTTTTctaatttatattgtatttttatttatttaatataaactaCCTTAAGcctattcttttttttctttctttttttatgcattttctcccctttttccccctttttagcgtgtccaattgcccaattgccgatccctgctctgaccgaggagatcgaagctaacccacgccccctccgacacgtgggcagcaagccgcatgcgtcttatcacccacacattgacgagtgttgtgccacctagcgttgtgtacttaagcaatagaacatgagagggagtgtgttatcgcgaataacatcacggctgtgatttggtcgcaggcacgaaccaaaggtgagtgccgtagatcatcacagccgtgatgttattcgcgataacacacgacctcaagtgttctattgcttaagtacaaagaagccctgaatttcataataaatatgctttaatattgacaataccttccgccaaaaagtagttccacaacgaatataaagtttaacaatacaaagcagacatcccaagttgcaaaaactcatttcagggaggtaagaacaacaagaagaagaaagcaagaacctccgaagggaaaaaagaaataaaaaacttctTGCACACACCAGAGGATAtaggtgataacagaacttttagaagctgctaactgggctattaaactaactgttcgcgttacaaacacattaatgttccctacatagtgcactagattgtgtatcagatcacggatttatgttccctacatagtgcactagatagtgaattagacaattgatttatgttccctacatagtgcactagatagtgaattagacaattgatttatgttccctacacagtgcgctagattgtatatcagataacggatttaaaacgcgatcgggaaaaaagtctgtgtcgcctgtgtgcacgtttgtgtgcatgaagctagtcgttactggcaacgcgtcagcggaggccgtgctgttatcacgaatatcagcacggttagaacgcttctcaaccaatcagattgtaaggtcggaactaactgttgtataaggggagacacaccctaagagcgcTCCTTCCtcacctctgtgcaggtgcctataatcagccagcagaggtcgtaattgcaccattctgacaaagtgagaccccatccagcttagtcccgcccacctgaacaaccggccaatcgttgttcatgtggccgctcagccttcaggcagcaaggcagagctgagatttgatacgatgtattcgagatcccagcctggttgcagcgtgtgtttttaccgctgcgctacctgagcggcctttAAGTCTATTCTTTAAGcctatttgggacagtggtagcctagtgggtttaGCGTTGGTgtgtcaactgaaaggttgagagttcaaatcccagctctgccatgtagccactgttgggctcttgagcaaggcccttaaccctctctgctccaggggcagacattggctgaccctgcgctctgacctttAGCACTCcaaacatatatatgtatatatacaaaggttgctggttcaagccccatcactgccaagttgccactgttgggcccctgagcaaggctttcaaccctcaattgctcaaattgcattcagtgataattgtaagtcgctttggatgaaggcgtctgctaaatgccgaaaatgtaatgttttcttGCACAAATTATGTGTTTGTGATGTCTGTGATGTGAAATGCTGTAACATTACAATTTCTTTTTGGGGATCCATAAAAtaatcagtcaatcaatcaattgTATAATATTTATAGGGCAATGTTATGATAGGTTTGGCTGTTAATATGTgaaatattgttattatgtgaaatgttgttattttagttattttaagataattactattatacaggatacatgtttacagttttttttacttGCTGCAGTCACTGGAGTgttatttaaaagttttttaataattttcaaaTTATTTAAAGACATAAAATCAAAAGAAGCGCTTCTTTGAATGTAAGGGGGTGGCCAAGGCCCAACTATGTACTGGTGTCCTGTCTGGAGTGTCATACTGCATTGCCCAGTGAtgaagaaaatgaaataaatgaaataaaatcaaatatacTGGATACCAGTTGTATTTTTGAAAAGAATATAGGCGTATTTAAATTGTCCCCTTTTAGTTTTTATAGCCCAATCAAATGAGCTTCAAGACACAAAATTGTGAAGCTGGCAGAGTGTTTGGGGAAGCCGGACTCAcagtgaccttgaccaggataaagctttgGTAATGTGAGAATTGTAGTTAATTTACATGTAATGGTACAGTGCAGCCTGCTATGCATATTTAAACAGACTATTGATTCCTTGATCATTGACGCAAGACCCCAGTGTGACTTTGGGGAGAAACTTTTGCCTTTGCATCTTAAAGTAAAAGCATGATTGCATTAACACATCCAACTCACAGATCAGTTAGTACAGATCCGGTTATACTCACTGTTCATAGTAGTTACTCAGTAATATGCTTTTTAAGGAAGTGTTGAACAAAAAGCTTCCAGATTAAAAAGATTACGGGAACTATTTAGCCAGTATCAATAACATGTGGGTTGTGTTTTTCAATAGGTGCATAATGGATGAAAATAATTTACATGCTAACAATGAAGATTATGAAGAAGATGGCGAAGTTGGCGAGGGGGATGTGCCAGATGCAAAACCTGATCGTAAAGGAAGATTTCTTCTATTTGGAAGGTAAAAAAAATGTCTTGTCATATCCTTGTATGTGGGGTGAAGTTAACCAGTTTTTTTGGTAAGAATGTGATGTGCAAACAAAGCAGCACTGTGTCTGGGTAGTCAGAACTTTTAAAGGGGTACTTTTGAGACCCCCTGTGCGTATGTGTTTTTTCCACCAGGTGGCACCTCATGACAATTACTATTACAATTTCGTGCCTATAAGTCGATTCTGACTCCTTAAGACCTTGTGGGAGATGTTTTTCTGGGCAATCCTgttttctgtttgggtcttcattACTTATCTTAATATCTTATGATACACAAGGTCATGTTTTTGTCAAGTGATCTTAGTAAATAAGCATGACTCTTTATTGTATGATTCGTAGGCAGTAACTTTTCAGCCAAGTGTTTTCTTTAGGACTCAAacaggtaaataataataaaaaataaataaaattattaaatatattcaaATATAACTGCTGTGTTCTTTACAAAAATGGAAACCTAATCCCATATTGAGGGACAGTGACGGTAAAGCAAATCTCTGGCTGACTGTTTTTCTATTATtaagttaattttttttatttttaattgtcatCTTAACTTTCTTCTAGGTAAATAATACTGGGTCTTGGGTCATTTGAATTACTTttcattaaaaacacattttatatagattttaattaaaatttttagtTTTAGTAAGTCTGCTGTTTACTGGACAGACTAAACATTCCTAATCTTAAtatgtgaaaagatgcatacacATTTCACATTTATGTCAGAGGTGTAACTAAGGACAGAAAAGCCATTACCTGAAGTCTTGTGCACTAAGCAGGCTTCTAAACGTTCAGCTGTTTtgctatttaaacaaaaaattttgaaccagtttgaatagcatataaaaaaacataagCCAAAATTATTCTTTTATGGTATTGTCTTTTTGTACTGTACTTGTTTGTACCTGCTGTGAAATAACTTAATAAGTGTCCAATGATGTTTGCAGACTCTAAATCACGAGACTCTAACTCGTTTACATATCTCTGGATCTCATTGATTGTGTGCCAGTTAACAGAGGGTCAGTAGTGTCCCAGATGACCTCAGAAGCGTAGCTGAATAGGCCTATAGAAAGCTCTAGGGTTGGTGTGGCTGCTGACTCAGGTAGCACACACATCCCCTGGCCAGCACAGCTATTGCTCCACTTGTTGTATAGAGCATGTCGGGATCCTAGAAAACTGCACACAAAAAAACTTAGGCCAAATAGGTCACGTTTGGACAAGCACAAGCTGATCGAGAGTGGAGAACAACACATTTCAATGCAGAGTGGTGTAGCGCCAAATGAAGAACACAGGTAGGTTTGCTTTAATGCCAGCTGAGGAACTGCTACTCATGTTAGGACCTGTAGGACAAGATATGTGTCACTGGCAAACTGCTGCTTATAGTAGCAGCAAGTTTTCAATGATCACATGGGATATCTATGGAGCAGTAGTTCACCCCTCTGTGGTGCCccagctgtgtgtgtggtgggtgatGTGTGATAAAAGGATAGGATCAGgatagaataataggattggaTTAATTGTCAAGGTTATAATGACCCAGCTATTCTAGAATACATGTACATATTGTTTGTCCAGTGGCTGCAACGGATTGATATATGAAATTTGGAAATAGGTCTGTGAAAGTTACGTGAAGATACATGggaaaataaaattaacaattgGACATATGTTAGCTTAACACTTGACTAGATATTAAACTTAGACTTTTATTAAACCGCAAAGACTttgcatatttatatttacaaagttTGTTTTGGTTAgcgtttgattattattattggctcTAGAGTTGTTGCTTAATACAAAGTATTACTGCTTTACCTAGAAACCTAAGTTATagaatattttacttaataaaaGAATAAGTGGTGCtgcattaaatttaatttatgtTAAATATGAAAATACAACCTGTCCAAACCTCAACAATATTAAATGATTAGCCTTTTTCAtatgtaattataaaaatatctgATTCATTTACATCCTCCAAGAGAAAATGTTTCATACTACTATAAATGCGcagtaattaaacaaataattcCTTTTGTTGGGCATTTAGGCTGTATTTTAAATGTCCttaattttctgttttttaGTAAGAAGAACAAGGATGAAACGTCGCAGAAAAAGGACCATTCCTCTGAACGCCAGTACAGGGCCATTTCACCAACATTCCAGTATAAGATGAACTACCAGCGGGTGGGCAAGTGTATCATCATCAACAATAAAAACTTTGATATAAGGACAGGtatattttctttacattttatttgccaTAAAAAATGTTTATGTTGGTAACCTGTTTTGTTGTAAGCATAGACCTCTTTATTAgttaagtttattttatttcattaattctGGCCTATTAGTTACTGGCTTTGTAAAGTTTGCCATGTTTTTATAGGTTCCTGCCAGGTTCtcagtttttgttattattattattattttaattattattattaagtgctgTCCAATCGATTTCTACTCCTGGAGACCATATGGATAGTTTCTACAGAACTCTTATTCTGTTGGGTCCTCAGGCCTCTTAATGGCTCAttcattgttcctctaattCTGTTCATCCACCTTTTTGCTGTCCTTTTTCTCTTTTGCCTTCAACTTCTCCAAGCATAATTGTCTTTTTAAATGAACTGGTTTTTCTCTTaatatgtacaaaataaaaaagattttcTCAAAAGTTTTTGCCACCACCAACGCTCAAAGACATTAATATTCTTACTTTCCAGCTTTTACATCCATAAAGAACTAATCAAGACAATAGTCTGGACAATTGTAATCATTGATCTGATTTTTAGCTACTCTAAATTGGCCTTAGGTGTAAGTAAATGGTAGAGTAAAGAAGTGTTTGCCTGCAATTGGCTAGCATTTTGTTTAGAAGTATCCCTGTCTTGTATAAAGTAGGAAATAaggatgaataaattaataaaataatgaatatatCATTATTCTATAGTTTTATGCTAAGAAtatctttaaataaaagaaatgcatAGTTAATATCTGTATAAACGCATCAATAAACTAGCAAAAATTGTAACactatgttgtgtgtgtttcaggaatGAATGTACGCAATGGCACAGACCGGGATGCAGGAGCGCTGATTAAATGCTTTAGGGATCTGGGCTTTGAGGTCGTCCTCAAAAATGACCAAACCTGTGAAAGAATTATACATATACTTAAAGAAGGTAAGGttttcaaaatgtaaaaaaaattatggttgtattaaaattagggctgtcgaagttaacgcgataataacgcattaacgcgatctcaatttaacgcgatttaaaaaaatagtgccgttaacgcaaattctatttggccctgcgagtcatccgtagttcatgttgagacttgaccgtgcatggtatctctcattaagacagcgtttctcaaagtgtggggCGGACTTGCcacgtttgtttcatttgcagtttgttatcataatgtaaccgagcatcgtagtgatgcactcgcttaacaaagaaataaatacacggtatattcacaagttgtcggaaGCAGAACactaacttcttctgttacggtaccgagagtcatcgcgttagccaagcatgctattacatgaactatggaagccccaaagggtcaaaacgtccatcaaaccattgtcacgatacaaccacagaaaagtctgttacaataactatgccttatcccacctaaagcaccgctgatctacaatgtttgctgatggtgaaattttaacctacaatctgacatatatacgaagtcaagggtctctgctggatagtattactgcctagtatgtgagtgaataaaactttcttacagttttctcttgtcccagcagtttttaacataagtacatttagcataaaatgtgttcaccattttaatggtaacatttcacttaaaaaaccttgttttctataacatctacacagattttttgaaatgcgattaatcgcgataaactttatgaaattctgagattaaaatttttaatcgtttgacagccctaattaaaatACTATGACATAACGGGTAGTAAAAGGTCACTTGGAGTAGTTAGGAAAGCTGAGGGATACTTTGACCCAAAGACAGAATAGCATTAGAAGAAAGGAAGTCAACTTATTGTTAGATAGGCGACTCACAGGATAACAAGCACAGTTGACATTTTAATTCCAACTGTGAAGAGACTTTCAGCTGCAGGATTAACAGGTCAAGCTGCTGCATGATATCCATTGCTAAGATCAAAAAAGTGAGCATTTTTGGGCCGTGCAGCAATGGCAGTGAACTAGAGACAACCTGAAGAAGGTTATAtactaattagggctgtcaaacgataaaaaattttaatcgcgattaatctcagaatttcatatagttaatcacgattaatcgcattaaaaaaaatctgtgtaaatgttatagaaaacaaggatttttatgtgaaatgttacaattaaaatggtgaacacattttatgctaaatgtactgatgttaaaaactgctgggacaagagaaaactgtaagggagttttattcactcacatactaggcagtaaatgtcagattgtagtttagaatttctccatcagcaaacattgtagatcagcggtgctttaggtgggataaggcgtagttattgtaacagacttttctgtggttgtattgtgacaatggtttgatggccgtttctacacgaagtgagtgtgttttgaccctttggggcttccatagttcatggactaacgtgcttgactcagctttccggtatttggtaccttaacagaataagttaataaaagtgttctgctcccgacaacttgtgaatatagcgtgtatttatttctttataagtgcatcactacaacgctcggttacattatgctaacaaaccgcaaatgaaaaacggtggcaagtccgacattaaaacgtttgttttaacataatgttaacataatgtaaccgagcgttgtagttctaccagtcaagtctcaacattaactagaatttgcgttaacggcactattatttttaatcgcgttaaattgaaatcgcgttaatgcgttattatcgcgttaacttcgacagccctaatactAATTAATCAAAGATTTAAACCATTAGTTCATCACACTGGATTCTTGTACGCTGCTGAGAAGGCGAAAGGTGATTGCACAATGTGTGTCACCAACTGTCAAATTAGGAGgaagtgtgatggtctggggctttTTTTTGCTGAAGCCATAGTCAGCAACCTGCACAGTTGGACTGGAATTCTGACCCAATGAGGCTACCACAGCATTTAGCTCCATGCAACACCATCTGTGTCTACTTCCAGTTTGTCTTGGGTTCATTCTACTGCAAGATAATGACCCGAAGCATACCTCCAAGCTATGTCAGAACAACCGGAGAAGACATGATCAAGGGTGAAGGTTTCAATCATGGAATGGTCTGCAATTTAAACAAGATTTAAATAAGCTGATTTGGGATGAACTTGTCAGAGAGGTGAATGCAAAGCAGTTTACAagagcaacagtttggggagacACTTTATAAACAACAGTCAATTTTCTATTGACTAGAGAATTAAACTCTTTGAACATTTGTCTTTTcctgtgtgtgatgtgttttaGCTTCGGAGGAGGATCACAGCAACAGTGCTTGTTTTGCCTGCATTCTTTTAAGCCATGGGGAGGAAGGCATGATTTATGGAACTGATGGGGTCATGCCTATCAAGAACCTGACCTCTCTGTTTAGAGGAGACGTTTGCAAGAGCCTTGTGGGCAAACCCAAGCTATTTTTCATCCAGGTAAGAGGAGCTTAGCAACTTGAGGAGAAGAATAGGAGATATAAGATGGCATAGAGACAGAGCAGATCCTGCAAAGGAtggtttggttttattttattttagcttgtGTTTTTAGCATATTCACTTACCCAGttaatttttttgtgtgtgcttGTGGAGAATATTAATGAGTTACTCTCACAGGCTTGTCGAGGTTCAGAGTTTGATGACGGCATACAGACTGACTCAGGATCACCTAATGACACTCTGGAGACAGATGCAAGCCCCAGTCACAAGATTCCAGTGGAGGCAGACTTTTTGTTTGCATACTCCACTGTTCCAGGTAATGCATACACTGTAGAATGTATATTCCAAAGTAAAGGGAAAAAACATGTTTACATTCTTAAAAATACCAACATTTTGACCTGGACGCTAATACCTTATTGGTTACTGGAAtacaaaagaaaaaggaaaatactctgatcagccataacattaaaaccatcttcttgtttctacactcattgtctattttatcagctccacttactataaagaagcactttgtagttctacaattactgatgtaagtccatctgtttctctgcatgctttgttcgcctcctttcgtgctgttcttcaatggtcaggactctcccagaaccactacagagcaggtattatttgggtggtggatcattctcagcactgcagtgacactgatatggtggtggtgtgttagtgtgtgttgtgctggtatgagaggatgagacacagcagcgctgctggagtttttaaacacctcactgtcactgctagactgagaatagtccagcaaccaaaaatatatccagccaacagtgccctgtgggcagcatcctgtgaccactgatgaaggtctagaagatgaccaactcaaacagcagcaatagatgagcgattgtctctgactttacatctacaaggtggacagtaagtggacatggtatttgaaaactccaccatgtcagtatcactgcagtgctgataatgatccaccacctaaataattaaaatctgctctgtggtggtcctgtgaaagtcctgaccattaaatgagtggatcagacacttatgccagtcctgaccattgaagaacagggtgaaagcaggctaaaaaagtatgcagagaaacagatggactacagtcagtaattgtagaactacaaagtgctcctatatggtaagtggagctgataaaatggacaatgagtgtagaaacaaggaggtggatttaatgttatggctgatcagtgtacatagtgGCTAATGTAGGGGTTTTACCACACAGGAACACGGATTTGATTGTTGCCACTGGTTACTATCTGTGGATTCTAGAGCATTTATGCTTTCTGCCTATCATTTATTTTCCCCCTTTAAAATAGCCATGTTgacatatttatacacacaaacagataAACCTTTAAAAGTTCTGTTCAGATAAAAAGTTCTGCTGGCCTGACAACATTTCCATGTCTTTCGCTTTTATACCAGCAGTAACACTATCACACATCCTGACAGTAACATTATCTTGTTACAATAAACAACACAGCCATGTTGCTAAAAGTGGGAGGGGACACATGCAAGTTCACTTGCAGGTAAATTAATTTTCAGCATAGTAAAAATTACTAATAATTTTATGTATTAAAGTTGGCACAGTCACATAGctattaaaatgcatgttgcaAAATAATATAGCTTTAGGGGTGCTGGGTTtgagtttttcatgtttttcaaAAAGTGCACTGGTTACTCTAAATTGTCATTTTGTGGGAGTGCAATAAGTGAATGCAAGCACTTGTTGGCCTTAAATAAACTGGCACATGCTCTCTTCAATTGGGGGTGGGGGTAGCAGCAATATAAATTGTCCAGGATGCATTCTTTCTTTTCGGGTGGTgtcagacccaccacaatcaTTATCAGGATGAAGAGGTTAGTAAGTCGCAAAATAAAAAgtctttaatgattttattgtgtAAACTTTGCATGTTTACCC
This genomic interval carries:
- the casp7 gene encoding caspase-7 isoform X2, whose translation is MDENNLHANNEDYEEDGEVGEGDVPDAKPDRKGRFLLFGSKKNKDETSQKKDHSSERQYRAISPTFQYKMNYQRVGKCIIINNKNFDIRTGMNVRNGTDRDAGALIKCFRDLGFEVVLKNDQTCERIIHILKEASEEDHSNSACFACILLSHGEEGMIYGTDGVMPIKNLTSLFRGDVCKSLVGKPKLFFIQACRGSEFDDGIQTDSGSPNDTLETDASPSHKIPVEADFLFAYSTVPVTLSHILTVTLSCYNKQHSHVAKSGRGHMQVHLQVTTLGGIQARALGSSRPSVVSSMSLASTWKSCRSSLGSTIKWPTTLSPGLKTLA
- the casp7 gene encoding caspase-7 isoform X3; the encoded protein is MDENNLHANNEDYEEDGEVGEGDVPDAKPDRKGRFLLFGSKKNKDETSQKKDHSSERQYRAISPTFQYKMNYQRVGKCIIINNKNFDIRTGMNVRNGTDRDAGALIKCFRDLGFEVVLKNDQTCERIIHILKEASEEDHSNSACFACILLSHGEEGMIYGTDGVMPIKNLTSLFRGDVCKSLVGKPKLFFIQACRGSEFDDGIQTDSGSPNDTLETDASPSHKIPVEADFLFAYSTVPGYYSWRNPGQGSWFVQALCSVLNESGKHLEIMQILTRVNYKVANHFESWSEDPRLSEKKQIPCVVSMLTKELYFN
- the casp7 gene encoding caspase-7 isoform X1, with amino-acid sequence MDENNLHANNEDYEEDGEVGEGDVPDAKPDRKGRFLLFGSKKNKDETSQKKDHSSERQYRAISPTFQYKMNYQRVGKCIIINNKNFDIRTGMNVRNGTDRDAGALIKCFRDLGFEVVLKNDQTCERIIHILKEASEEDHSNSACFACILLSHGEEGMIYGTDGVMPIKNLTSLFRGDVCKSLVGKPKLFFIQACRGSEFDDGIQTDSGSPNDTLETDASPSHKIPVEADFLFAYSTVPAVTLSHILTVTLSCYNKQHSHVAKSGRGHMQVHLQVTTLGGIQARALGSSRPSVVSSMSLASTWKSCRSSLGSTIKWPTTLSPGLKTLA